One part of the Salinivirga cyanobacteriivorans genome encodes these proteins:
- a CDS encoding cache domain-containing protein — MIRKKTKSKSLTAISFRNNLIVSISIGFTVAAIFIFFEVREFNKDAEKAREEGLESKKELVKAEVEKVIDYIHFTRLFMEKRMRNNLKERTYEAWSIINNIYNKNHETHTKREILHLIKQALRPVRFNNGRGYYFLVNLNGVEELYPVRPEFEGENLLDLQDARGNYVIKDEIKIAKEKGEGFVKGYWRKPYADSTKMFAKTSFIKVFKPLGIYVGCGDYLIDVRKDIQDDIKMRIKRTRFGEYGYVFVNTYTGVAVVIDSKKYSEGDTIWELTDSYGVKVIQEEWKAVNKPGGGFIRYHWLKPGTDKIAPKISFIKGVDEWQWMIGAGVYIDVIEENIARERELLYKRMIRKGGLGLLLILIVLVLIFYMAQRNARIIHSNLETFISKLRIAVKSGKKMNADDYSLVDLQNILPPINEIIVHKTEAEAKLKESEIRFRTIFENVPVMLLVFDNDLNIKFCNKEFNREFDIKDHTKLLKRSLLRYLPNNKTNKDFITALPKCDGNFREINIKTAQGDKWHNWACFNTPVNETILAGFDITPIYQNQKRLAESNATKDKILSVVSHDLHGPFNTIIGFSKILLSNEGKLSKDKRDRYLQHIHNSSKSMHTMLTNLLSWARAQSGKIKLYFTVVELYLLTSEVVKTLSPLAAQKKIKLINEIETGLTLTSDISLLRIIVQNLVANGIKFTKPGGRVEVSARRSAGNKIEIIVTDSGVGMSADMVEKINSGEKVESSPGTNKESGTGLGLLICQEFITYLDGTLKVKSHPNEGSSFVVSLPAHKELRQEL, encoded by the coding sequence ATGATTCGTAAAAAGACAAAGAGCAAGTCGTTAACTGCTATCTCTTTTAGAAATAATTTGATAGTTAGTATCTCAATTGGTTTTACTGTAGCGGCCATATTTATATTTTTTGAAGTCAGAGAGTTCAATAAAGATGCAGAAAAGGCCCGTGAAGAGGGCTTGGAAAGCAAAAAAGAATTGGTAAAGGCAGAGGTAGAAAAGGTAATAGATTACATTCATTTCACAAGGCTTTTTATGGAGAAACGAATGCGCAATAACCTCAAAGAGCGCACCTACGAAGCCTGGAGTATAATCAATAATATTTATAATAAGAACCATGAAACCCATACAAAACGGGAAATTCTCCATTTGATAAAGCAAGCTTTGAGGCCTGTCCGGTTTAATAATGGACGGGGATATTATTTTTTAGTGAATCTAAACGGTGTTGAAGAATTATATCCTGTAAGGCCTGAATTTGAGGGTGAAAACCTTTTAGATTTGCAGGATGCCAGAGGTAATTATGTAATAAAGGATGAAATAAAAATAGCAAAAGAAAAGGGTGAAGGCTTTGTGAAAGGTTATTGGCGTAAACCTTATGCCGATAGTACAAAAATGTTTGCTAAAACCTCATTTATCAAAGTTTTTAAACCATTGGGTATTTATGTCGGCTGTGGTGACTATCTGATAGATGTTCGTAAAGATATTCAGGATGATATAAAAATGCGGATAAAGCGTACAAGGTTTGGCGAATACGGCTATGTATTTGTGAATACCTATACCGGTGTGGCTGTGGTAATCGATTCTAAAAAATATAGCGAAGGTGATACTATTTGGGAACTAACCGATTCCTATGGTGTAAAAGTAATTCAGGAGGAATGGAAGGCGGTGAATAAACCCGGAGGTGGTTTTATCCGCTACCATTGGCTTAAGCCGGGTACAGATAAAATTGCGCCAAAAATTTCGTTCATAAAAGGAGTAGATGAGTGGCAATGGATGATTGGTGCAGGTGTATATATTGATGTAATTGAAGAAAATATTGCCAGAGAACGCGAGCTGCTTTACAAAAGAATGATAAGAAAAGGTGGATTAGGTTTGTTACTGATTCTTATTGTCTTGGTTCTGATTTTTTATATGGCTCAACGCAATGCCAGAATAATTCATTCAAACCTTGAAACATTTATTTCTAAGTTGAGAATTGCAGTGAAAAGCGGTAAAAAAATGAATGCTGATGACTATTCACTTGTTGACCTTCAGAATATACTGCCTCCAATCAATGAAATTATAGTGCATAAAACAGAGGCTGAAGCAAAATTGAAAGAAAGTGAAATACGATTCCGCACTATTTTCGAGAATGTACCCGTGATGTTGTTAGTGTTTGATAATGATTTGAATATTAAGTTTTGTAATAAGGAATTTAACAGAGAGTTTGATATTAAAGACCATACAAAACTTCTCAAAAGATCGCTATTGCGATATTTGCCTAATAATAAAACCAATAAAGATTTTATTACTGCATTGCCTAAATGCGATGGTAATTTTCGTGAAATTAATATTAAAACAGCACAAGGTGACAAGTGGCATAACTGGGCCTGTTTTAATACACCTGTTAATGAGACTATTTTAGCCGGATTCGACATTACGCCAATTTATCAGAACCAAAAACGCCTTGCAGAATCAAATGCCACAAAAGATAAGATACTTTCCGTAGTATCTCACGATTTACATGGTCCGTTTAATACCATTATCGGGTTCTCAAAGATTCTCTTATCAAATGAGGGTAAACTAAGTAAAGACAAACGCGACAGGTATTTACAGCATATTCACAACTCATCGAAATCGATGCATACAATGCTAACCAACCTGCTTAGCTGGGCCCGGGCACAATCCGGAAAAATAAAACTTTACTTTACGGTGGTTGAATTGTATTTGTTGACAAGTGAGGTGGTTAAAACACTTTCACCTCTGGCAGCACAGAAAAAAATTAAACTTATCAATGAAATTGAAACCGGATTGACGCTTACCAGCGACATTTCTTTGTTGCGCATTATTGTACAAAACCTGGTAGCTAATGGAATTAAATTTACAAAGCCAGGGGGGCGTGTGGAAGTTAGCGCCCGCCGTTCTGCCGGCAATAAAATAGAAATTATAGTAACCGACTCTGGTGTTGGCATGTCTGCTGATATGGTAGAAAAAATAAATAGTGGTGAAAAGGTGGAGTCTTCACCTGGCACAAACAAAGAGTCGGGTACGGGGCTTGGTTTATTAATTTGCCAGGAATTTATTACTTATTTAGATGGCACACTAAAAGTAAAGAGCCACCCCAACGAGGGCAGCTCTTTTGTAGTGAGTTTGCCTGCTCATAAAGAGTTGAGACAAGAACTTTAA